ATCCACTTTTCTGAACTAAAACCCTAAATCCTGATATAGCTTGCAATGCAGGTGCCTTAACAAACTTTTCAGAACTTTATCCTAGTATTCTCCACGTTATTTACTTTCACACCGAGCACAAGATGCCTGGACAAATCGATTACTAAAACTCAACTAGCACAGTTAAGTTTTAGTAATCAATTTGATCTGATAACGTGCTACCATCGGTTAACATCCACCTTCTATCCACTTATCAGTcccaataaataatacattaaataacggatacttttattaattaactgttcaattaaaataaattattcgtgagtttttatgtaatgttttttcatgtatttattGGTTTTGAACGCCTTATCACACGACGGACACCTGACACGTTTGACGTTATCATGTCTTGCCATGTGATTAGCTAGTTCGTGTTTTCCGTACGTCCTCCAACCACATATTTCGCAGACGACGTTCTTCTCTTTCAAATGATTTTCACGCACGTGTCTCATCAGGATACTACGGAAAATGAAGCTGCGGGAACAGAAGGAACACTTTATCTTCTTCCTGCGATTGTGGATATCAGCCATGTGATTCGATCGCTTATAATGCGACGGGAAGAACTCGTAGCAACTTAAGCATTTGTACTTCATGCCGTGCACTTCCCGCATGTGACTCCTTAGGACCCCATAGTTCAAAAACAAATCACACTGAGAACATTTCAAATTGTCTTCCAAAAATTGTTTCTGAACGTGTCCGCAAAAATCTCTCGTACTTTTGAAATGTTTCCTGCAACTAGTACAGACGGATTTGAAACAGCCTTTGTGGTATCTATCCATGTGGACGATCAAGTGATTGAAAGTTTTGAAAACCATGGAACAGAAAACGCATTTAGCTCCATCGTCTAATTTTATTGGAGCCATATTAATACCGACATCTTCGTTGAATTCCATTTCATGGCATGTAACCAGGTGATCCAGTAACTGAAACACATCGTCTAATTTCGCGAAGCATATTTTACAAGATATATCTGATATATCTACGACGACCAAATTCTCACAGAAATTCTCCATCGTGTCCCGTATGTCTTTGACTGTGTGGGTTTCCTGATGAGATTTCAAAGTTTCTGTTTTCTCGAACATTTCGTAGCAGTAAAAACATCGGAAGCATGTCCTTAGCCACCTGAAGGGTATAATTGTCGATTTCTCCAAAACTTGAATAGTGTTCTTTCTCATAAAATCTAACGTAGAATCTTGTTTATCCGATTCATCGTTTCTCTGCATTCGTGTTTTCTTCTTGCTTGGAATACTTTTTTGATTTTCATCCTTTTCGATTCGGTCTGAAAGTAAAATGTCTTCTTAGCTTCACTAAACTCTGGACAAATTaagactattttaaatttaaagacaaaattaataagtttgtTAATAATCTAACCATGTTAAAATAGCAATACTATAATGATTACTTTATGATCTACTATTGTCCTCCTCaagtatatatgaatatatctaaataattatattagaattatataaaaatatttataaataataactaatttttttgtatctcTTGTCTCCAATGaacaataaaaagcaattttatataatcaatttttatttcgaaaacatTATTTCGTGTGTAACTCCAAGTCCATCTTGCAACTTAGATTtttgatgaatattattatagtgttgGCGCATAGTTTTCTTCGTTTTAAATGCTTTATCACACGCGGGACACTTGAAGTTTCTTTCATTGCTATGCTTCATCATGTGTTTCTGAAGATCATATTGGGCGAAAGATCTCCAACCACATACGCTACAGATAGCCGTCCTTTCTTGCAAGTGCGTCTCCCTCACGTGCCTCATCATTGAACTTCTATAAACAAAAGATCGAGGACAGTAGGAACATTTAATCACTTCTCTGCTTTTATGGGCAAGCATCATGTGCTGCGACCTTTTGTAATGTGTTGCGAATTGATCTGAACACGCGTAGCATTTGTACCTATGATTGTGAGAGTTCTGCATGTGAgttctcaatttatttttactaattactgTCAAACCGCATAGCGTACAAACGACGGATTTTTTCATATGCTCATTCCTAATATGCTGTCTAAGATATTTTGCATTTCTGAAATGCTGCCCGCAAACATCGCAGAGAACTTCTGACCATCCTTTATGATCCTTGTTCGTGTGCACCAACAAATGGCCAAATGTACTAAATCTATGATCACAAATCAAACAGTTCACGGAAAATTCGTCCAATTTAAAAGCATTCATTCCCATACCTATATCTTTGTTGAAAGAGACTTTGTGTTTAAGTATTAAATGATCGACAAGCTGATAGAGCTCAGTAATTGTATCTGGACAAAGTTTGCAGGATAGATTTGAAATATCCACATATACTTCTGGTTCCCAATAGTTTTCCATCGCTTTCGGTATTTCATCTTCAACTGAATGTACATTCTGATGAAATTTAAGATCTTTCGGTTCCCTAAACACATCGTAACAGTAGAAACATCTATATGAACTTCTTAGCCACCTGAATGGCATAACTGTGGACTTTATTACAACTTGTATGACGTTGTTTctcattatattcaatttatcgTTGAATGACAATTTCGGTTTTAAGTCTTTAATCGGCAAATCGTCATCGCTGTCTGAAGTTGATATATCCTTTGAATTATACCTGATCCTTTCCACTCTTCGGCTCTTGCCTGAAATCAAAATGTCTTCTTAATCGTTAGTTATCCTCTCATTgtgttttttgttgtataatatttgtcttACACTCCCTTCAACCATTGTTAAAATtggatcatatttatatttagtcaaAATAAGTTGCGATACCAAATACTAAAAATCAACGATGCTTTTGAAGtttgtagattatttttaattataatatatttatttaaatattgaatacatcataaacgaaaaataaattaacacaatGTACCTGACTGGAAATGCAGATGTCATCATGAAAAATCGGCAAGAAACAAATATCCCATTCTATATACTTGCTATTTAGGCAATTACGTCACATACTTGATCAAGTATAAAACGTGACGCACGTGACTttagcgaaataatctgtgcctttttggcacaaataaaagccacagAAAAAAAAGATGTTACACCATTTACTGTACGTATCCTAACCTCAAAATCAAAAGCACTAATTCCTTGCTTTTCATTTACAAATTCCCTCAATAATACAACTATTCGACATGCCTATGAATGATTTTACTGTACATCTATCATTACGtacaatattttaagcaaaaagCTCCTATTTTATTGTTCAGAACGCCGGAATTTTAtagaactaaaattataattgatctcTTTCTTGTGTGTTGTGAAAAAAGGATCAACGTAGTATCTATATATTTGGGTTTTTTAACTAATCTGTACAGAATCAAATTTTTAAACTCAGTAAAACTTGTCTTCTAagctaaaattgtaaataaattcaagaaCAAAAcacatttgatttataaagaaacataattataaataatactaaagaatgtataaaataactttatttcgaTAATCCTGTCCGTTACATTTCGGAAATTTCTTCGAATTTCAGAAATATCGGTAAAAAATAACCATATAAAAAGTTTGTATTGTGTTgtcgattattaaaaaacaaacaccaAGAAATCACGATTGTACGATATTTTTGTACATCAACGTGGTTagctattaaattacaaaattaaatatttccgaTACTTACTGAAAATAATGAGTATCTACCAATCAACgttttttcaaaaatggaagGCGGAAGAGCGTACTACCAACGTGACCAGATggtattacttaatattaatattgtggcTAACATAGAATCTAAAATGTTCTctgttgtatttaataaatcaaacttaatCAGATCCAAAACGaaacagcaataaaataattcctGTTTGCGAAATTATCGGTCAAGAGAATAATTCCCTACTCGGATCAACAACTCACAAATTAGGTATCCCATCGAAAAAcggaaataaattcttaatttcagattttaaattaaattaatattggtttAATCAGTCAGTGTGCAACATACTGATGTTCATAGGGCATCATTTGTGGCTGTAGAGACTTATGCATACGAGCGAAATGAGCTCTCATAATCTTTTTAGTTGTAAAGGCCTTGTCACACGCTTCACATTTAAAATTCTTCTCTCCGCTATGCTTGTACATGTGATTTTTAAGCCTATTACTATTAAACGCTTTCCAACCACATACGCTACATATGTGATTCCTGACTTTCAAATGTGTATCGCGTAGATGCGTCATCATCATACTCCTGAACACAAATGTCTTTGGACAGTGGAGGCACTTTATCTCTTGTCTATTTTTATGTTCGGTAGCCATATGCCTCGAACGCTTGTAATGGCTTTGAAATGTCTGAGAGCATACGAGGCATTTGTACTTCTTATCCAAATCGTGTTGGTTCTTCTGATGAGTTTTCAATTTTGATCGTGTTTCAAACTTCTCCCCACATTCCGGACAAAGTAAGCCTGTGTTCTCGTGTATCGTCTTAACGTGAAGCCTCAGCAAGTTGCCATCTTTGAAGTGCTGTCCGCACACATCACACAAAATCGCTGAAGTGCCTTTATGATCCTTATTAGTATGATGCAATAGGGGaccaaatgtataaaaactagcaCCGCACGCTAAGCAATTAACAGCGAAGTTGTCCAATTTAAATGCAACCATACAGATCCCAACATCTTTGTTATAAATCACGCCATGTTTGTCCACTAAGTGATCTATCAAGTCATATAAATCAGATACGTTCTCTGGGCACAATTTGCATGACAAATTCGAAATATCCACATAGACAACAGACTCCCAATAATTATTCATCGCCTGTTCCTTGATTTCATCTCCAATGTGGACGTGCTGGTGGTTCTTCAAATCCGAAGACTCTTGGAATATGTCGTAACAGTAAAAACATCGGTAGGAACTCTTAAGCCATCTAAAGGGCATCACTGTTGACTTCAGAAGAACTTGCAGGACATTGTTtctcattatttttcttttatcctTTGCAGTGAGCACGGGTTTAGCCGGCGCTTGCGTAAGATCCAGGCCGTCATTGCAGGGTTCAGAATCTATGTGTTTCACCGCTTTCTGGCCACCCCTATATTCTCCTGCAAGGAAAACACGcttgcattttaatttttccttaGAAATTTCAACTAGAGGTAGCCAGCAAACGTCTTCATGCATTGCTTCTAcagttataaaaaacaaattttaactttttaaagtaatatttttgatagcATAATTGTATCAGGTAGTGAAATAATATCAAAGTAGAATTcatgagtttttattaaaaccaaatGCAAAGATATCAAATAAACGTTATTTAACTTAAAGCCTTTGAAgaagaaatacataataaatattataagttacaaatctcaataataaaaacaatcaaatgttaaaaaatactaactaaaaACCTTCCAAAAACTACCCAgataaattagaattttaaataaaaaaaaaatttcccTCTcacataaattaaaagaaattctaAAAGTAATTTACCTACATCTAATCATGAACGACCTCACATTACAAAGGATTTACTTTTATTGAGTAAACTTGTAAAATCTATTTCACTAAACGTGCTCCAATACTAGTGACTGTCATTAGCCAAATCATTTCTTAGAATATATGCCAGATTTCTCTGCTTATCTATAGACACGCACATCGACCAATGAGGCGCAAGTGTATTGTTTCCTAGAAGTTAGACTCGTAGAATGGACTATACGAATTTAATCATAGACTAGCTACTAATTTAATGAGATCTcttaatattcctttttaattaaattctagtctacaataataaacagagctataatcaataaaatcagttatactgattaaaataatgcaattcTTTTTCATGTCTATCTAAAGTCTCAGAATCTGTAAAGCCTTGGCGACACCAACGACAAACACGACCAAAATTACCCGTGTGAACTTTCATATGAGCTCTTAAATTACTCGATCTACCGAAACGTCTATCGCAAATGCTGCATATATAGTTCTTCTCTCCAAAATGTTTACGTCTATGCAACTTTATCATCCATTTGATACCGGTTTTATAATCGCAGAGATCGCATTCGAAACGGGCGTCCGAATGACGCGATTGAACGTGCAACAACATAGCCCCTTTTGTTGTACAAATCTTTGGACAATGTTCGCATTTAATCCGATATTTCTCAACATTATGGACCTTTCCCATATGAACTTTAAGTTGATATTGATTTTCGAAGTTTTCACTGCACAAATTACATTCGACCGTCCTTTGTATCCCGTGAATTCTCTGTTTATGTTTATCGACTTTGTGGGATGCGTCGAAAACTTTACCACATATTTTACAGCGGTGCCCTTCGTGACTGTTACTTATGTGTCGTTTCAAACGCACTTTATCTATAAAGCTGAGGCCACATATTTGACAAATATATGTGTGAGCGATGTGTTTCTTGTACATATGGCCGAGCATTGACGTGAAATTGTCATATTTGTCATCGCAAAGGACGCATTGAAgtacatctttatttaaaacgaaaggGAATACGCAAACACCGACTGAATTATCGTATTCTTCTTCATGAATAGCTACGATATGAGCTATAAGATCTTCAACGGTAATCAGAGATATGTCGCAGGATTTACACGTCATATCCGTTATATCTATTTTGACTGGAACATCTTTGGATATTATCCTTTGGGGTATAAAAACGTGCAGATCTACTGATTTGTGACTTAATAGAGTGTGCTCTTTTAGTGTTTCGCAGTCTTTCATTTGTCTTCCACAGTAAAAGCACCTGAAACCACGAGTATTCCAATGAAACGGTACCACGTTTCCATATTGTAGAAGCAACATAATATTCTTTCGTAGAATGTTAAGTCGTTCTGAGTAAGTCTCTTGATAGTCTTTCTCGATTCTTATTCCTggaaagatattatttaattttgatttttttttacgcatattttacatttagttactaactaaaaaattaaagaaatgaaaataatgttgacaaaacagtttatttatagtaacaaaaaatatataaaattaaatatttacaattatttttaagaaacgtAAGCTATTTTTAGTTAACTACAAGAATTTAAAGTCTCTTCGACGCCTATTTCCTTTTCAAATTCCAACTGGACCAAATCGTTTTCATCGACATCGTCGGTTACAAACAGCCCTTCTTCTAAAATGTACTGAGGATGGCGCGTACGAAAATGAATTTTAAGATTAGGACGATGGGCAAACTCTTTATTACAAACTGTGCATGTAAACTTCTTTTGACCCGAGTGTATTACATAATGTGAATTCAAATTGCTCTTCTTCGAAAACTTCTTCCCGCAAACTGAACATACAAATTTCTTATCACCATTATGCTTCAACATGTGTAATTTCACGTCGTACGGCCCGAAGAATTTATCCCCACATATCTGACATTCGACATTCTTCTCCCTCAGATGGACCCGTCTCATGTGACGAGACATTATGCTCTCTTGAGGGAAAATTTTCGGGCAGTACGGACATTTGATTTTCAATTCCTCGACACCGTGAACATTTGCTAGATGCAGTTTCTTGAAATATGGacttttaaacgtttctggacaATGCGGGCATGTCGATAAATTAACCATATGCACATTCTTTTCATGAAGAGTTTTCTTGGACAAAGTTGATAATCGAATACCGCAATGATCGCACGTGTAACCACCTTCTCTATGGTAATACCTGTTATGCATTTTCAAATGATTCTCCCCTTGGAAACTTGTTCCGCACACATCACAAATATAATCATGAGCCAAATGGTGCTTATTCGCATGACGAAGTAGATATTCGAAGAAAACAAATTTCATATTACAAATAGGACACGTGGGCTGATCTTTGTCAAGTTTAAAGGGTAGAAGACAATTTGGCACACTGACGTCATACTCTGCGTCATGAGCTATGATCAAATGATGTATCAATTCTTCTAAGCTATTCACCGATTTCGGACATAGCTTACATGTGATATCAGTCACATCAATTTTGACAGCAGCGTCTctgtttctattattttttgtccTATCGTACACAACTAGTTCCAGATTTGCGAACTGGTGAACTCTTGCTGTATGTTCTCTTAACAGCACAGGATCCTTCATCGGTTCCGCGCAATAAAAGCATCTGTACTTCCCTTTGTACCACATGAACGGTGTAACGTTGCTATATTGCAAAACATATTCAACATTACGcctttttaataaaagcttaCGCACCATTTCAGTTTTCTTATATCTGTCCTCCACTGTACACATTTTTGAACCTGGAAATAAACGAGTTGCTTTAGGGCGTTCTGTGACAATCTTtttctcttgttttttttttttatttctcctgCCAGTCATACACAAAGATGTATCTTGATTACTTCTTCGTAAACCGTTTTAATTCACACTCGAAATAATTGCAAGGgcacgattattttaataaaaattaataaattttatgtacgactctaatattgtttattaggtGTATTTAATGCGATGTGCGTGTTTTAAGAAAGGTTCAAACAAAAtatctcaaaataaatacataataatatattaaaggacCAAATCAATATATTCAATTCTATACATAGACTAAGTAATTCAAGTATAGCCTGAATGATCGTAagcaattgtataattttattagaagataattaaaaaaatccaaaattattcaaaagtatatttactattttttaacaataatatagagATTACAATCAATACATTTGAGTAcacttacaatacaataatacgatttttacaaaaaataataattatcgtaaaaattaaactattttcaaataagtcttaagattattttagaatttttatatcgTCAATATATGATGATTCATCTCCATTGTGTGAATTAATGGCTTTtcactgttattaaaaaaatgagatGAGAGATGTTAGGGGCGAAGAtcagttacatttataaaatttaaagctgcctcttataataaatat
Above is a genomic segment from Vanessa tameamea isolate UH-Manoa-2023 chromosome 29, ilVanTame1 primary haplotype, whole genome shotgun sequence containing:
- the LOC113395863 gene encoding zinc finger protein Xfin-like isoform X12 — translated: MEFDEIVVKESPGLCRCCLSEGCYKDLGTEYTWMDETEVYADILLECFDISISQHMEGPNGPNRLICEVCITRLRDACNFKKQVLDSEKKFVDMVGRGEFKSKVIVYQEQMKSEMIVEPQPAHDADVEYLDEEIDYDDGNKDDSNEPTVSEDITVDALPIKGKRGRPKKSTVKPEKKKSKLEEKTKPKIVKDRIEKDENQKSIPSKKKTRMQRNDESDKQDSTLDFMRKNTIQVLEKSTIIPFRWLRTCFRCFYCYEMFEKTETLKSHQETHTVKDIRDTMENFCENLVVVDISDISCKICFAKLDDVFQLLDHLVTCHEMEFNEDVGINMAPIKLDDGAKCVFCSMVFKTFNHLIVHMDRYHKGCFKSVCTSCRKHFKSTRDFCGHVQKQFLEDNLKCSQCDLFLNYGVLRSHMREVHGMKYKCLSCYEFFPSHYKRSNHMADIHNRRKKIKCSFCSRSFIFRSILMRHVRENHLKEKNVVCEICGWRTYGKHELANHMARHDNVKRVRCPSCDKAFKTNKYMKKHYIKTHE
- the LOC113395863 gene encoding zinc finger and BTB domain-containing protein 41-like isoform X7, yielding MEFDEIVVKESPGLCRCCLSEGCYKDLGTEYTWMDETEVYADILLECFDISISQHMEGPNGPNRLICEVCITRLRDACNFKKQVLDSEKKFVDMVGRGEFKSKVIVYQEQMKSEMIVEPQPAHDADVEYLDEEIDYDDGNKDDSNEPTVSEDITVDALPIKGKRGRPKKSTVKPEKKKSKLEEKTKPKIVKGKSRRVERIRYNSKDISTSDSDDDLPIKDLKPKLSFNDKLNIMRNNVIQVVIKSTVMPFRWLRSSYRCFYCYDVFREPKDLKFHQNVHSVEDEIPKAMENYWEPEVYVDISNLSCKLCPDTITELYQLVDHLILKHKVSFNKDIGMGMNAFKLDEFSVNCLICDHRFSTFGHLLVHTNKDHKGWSEVLCDVCGQHFRNAKYLRQHIRNEHMKKSVVCTLCGLTVISKNKLRTHMQNSHNHRYKCYACSDQFATHYKRSQHMMLAHKSREVIKCSYCPRSFVYRSSMMRHVRETHLQERTAICSVCGWRSFAQYDLQKHMMKHSNERNFKCPACDKAFKTKKTMRQHYNNIHQKSKLQDGLGVTHEIMFSK
- the LOC113395863 gene encoding zinc finger protein 737-like isoform X8, giving the protein MEFDEIVVKESPGLCRCCLSEGCYKDLGTEYTWMDETEVYADILLECFDISISQHMEGPNGPNRLICEVCITRLRDACNFKKQVLDSEKKFVDMVGRGEFKSKVIVYQEQMKSEMIVEPQPAHDADVEYLDEEIDYDDGNKDDSNEPTVSEDITVDALPIKGKRGRPKKSTVKPEKKKSKLEEKTKPKIVKGEYRGGQKAVKHIDSEPCNDGLDLTQAPAKPVLTAKDKRKIMRNNVLQVLLKSTVMPFRWLKSSYRCFYCYDIFQESSDLKNHQHVHIGDEIKEQAMNNYWESVVYVDISNLSCKLCPENVSDLYDLIDHLVDKHGVIYNKDVGICMVAFKLDNFAVNCLACGASFYTFGPLLHHTNKDHKGTSAILCDVCGQHFKDGNLLRLHVKTIHENTGLLCPECGEKFETRSKLKTHQKNQHDLDKKYKCLVCSQTFQSHYKRSRHMATEHKNRQEIKCLHCPKTFVFRSMMMTHLRDTHLKVRNHICSVCGWKAFNSNRLKNHMYKHSGEKNFKCEACDKAFTTKKIMRAHFARMHKSLQPQMMPYEHQYVAH
- the LOC113395863 gene encoding zinc finger protein 808-like isoform X10, whose amino-acid sequence is MEFDEIVVKESPGLCRCCLSEGCYKDLGTEYTWMDETEVYADILLECFDISISQHMEGPNGPNRLICEVCITRLRDACNFKKQVLDSEKKFVDMVGRGEFKSKVIVYQEQMKSEMIVEPQPAHDADVEYLDEEIDYDDGNKDDSNEPTVSEDITVDALPIKGKRGRPKKSTVKPEKKKSKLEEKTKPKIVKGIRIEKDYQETYSERLNILRKNIMLLLQYGNVVPFHWNTRGFRCFYCGRQMKDCETLKEHTLLSHKSVDLHVFIPQRIISKDVPVKIDITDMTCKSCDISLITVEDLIAHIVAIHEEEYDNSVGVCVFPFVLNKDVLQCVLCDDKYDNFTSMLGHMYKKHIAHTYICQICGLSFIDKVRLKRHISNSHEGHRCKICGKVFDASHKVDKHKQRIHGIQRTVECNLCSENFENQYQLKVHMGKVHNVEKYRIKCEHCPKICTTKGAMLLHVQSRHSDARFECDLCDYKTGIKWMIKLHRRKHFGEKNYICSICDRRFGRSSNLRAHMKVHTGNFGRVCRWCRQGFTDSETLDRHEKELHYFNQYN
- the LOC113395863 gene encoding zinc finger protein 62 homolog isoform X6 — protein: MEFDEIVVKESPGLCRCCLSEGCYKDLGTEYTWMDETEVYADILLECFDISISQHMEGPNGPNRLICEVCITRLRDACNFKKQVLDSEKKFVDMVGRGEFKSKVIVYQEQMKSEMIVEPQPAHDADVEYLDEEIDYDDGNKDDSNEPTVSEDITVDALPIKGKRGRPKKSTVKPEKKKSKLEEKTKPKIVKGSKMCTVEDRYKKTEMVRKLLLKRRNVEYVLQYSNVTPFMWYKGKYRCFYCAEPMKDPVLLREHTARVHQFANLELVVYDRTKNNRNRDAAVKIDVTDITCKLCPKSVNSLEELIHHLIIAHDAEYDVSVPNCLLPFKLDKDQPTCPICNMKFVFFEYLLRHANKHHLAHDYICDVCGTSFQGENHLKMHNRYYHREGGYTCDHCGIRLSTLSKKTLHEKNVHMVNLSTCPHCPETFKSPYFKKLHLANVHGVEELKIKCPYCPKIFPQESIMSRHMRRVHLREKNVECQICGDKFFGPYDVKLHMLKHNGDKKFVCSVCGKKFSKKSNLNSHYVIHSGQKKFTCTVCNKEFAHRPNLKIHFRTRHPQYILEEGLFVTDDVDENDLVQLEFEKEIGVEETLNSCS